One region of Zingiber officinale cultivar Zhangliang chromosome 7B, Zo_v1.1, whole genome shotgun sequence genomic DNA includes:
- the LOC122007408 gene encoding uncharacterized protein LOC122007408 — protein sequence MVEGYNIQQAFTSVAYPRSNGHAEVVNREILQILRVRLDHIGGSWVDEFPGVLWKIRTTLKEGTGVTPFHLVYGGEAVVLIGIGVESDRIQNYSEDNAERRLLELNLVDEARDKVAIRLMAYRQRMWQSYNQRVIPRSFQVGDLVWKKSKASLGIESRSWTRSTVLAGKASGIWPFAFRWLTVASMAN from the exons ATGGTAGAGGGGTACAACATtcagcaggccttcacctccgtAGCATACCCTCGGAGCAACGGACATGCTGAAGTCGTCAATCGAGAGATCTTGCAGATTTTACgggttcggctcgaccacatcgGAGGGAGCTGGGTGGATGAGTTCCCCGGCGTGTTATGGAAAATCCGTACGACCCTTAAGGAAGGCACGGGAGTAACCCCATTTcacttggtgtatggaggcgaagcagtcgTCCTCATCGGGATCGGAGTCGAGTCCGATCGGATACAGAACTACAGCgaggacaatgccgagcggaggctaTTGGAGCTAAACTTGGTAGATGAGGCGCGTGACAAGGTCGCCAttcggctgatggcctacaggcaaAGAATGTGGCAAAGCTACAATCAGAGGGTGATTCCGAGGTCGTTCCAGGTCGGGGACCTCGTGTGGAAGAAG TCAAAGGCTTCGTTAGGTATAGAGTCGAGGAGTTGGACGCGGTCGACGGTGTTGGCAGGCAAAGCCTCAGGGATATGGCCATTCGCCTTCAGGTGGTTGACCGTCGCGTCGATGGCCAACTAA